Proteins found in one Mangifera indica cultivar Alphonso chromosome 15, CATAS_Mindica_2.1, whole genome shotgun sequence genomic segment:
- the LOC123197541 gene encoding disease resistance protein At4g27190-like, with protein sequence MAEEIVTSAAAELASKATESAYDLLKLQISYVFKSQSYINNLKDQVEELRMKKERVEKSAESAERQGEEIHNDVKNWLSAVDDFTEREAKAIIEDGDKANKGSCLKLKSCPNLIQRYKLGKEAVKAAVTGANLLGKGNFSSVSYRPALQRTESMYVRGYEAFDSRVQVFQEIMDTLKDGTVYIIGVYGMGGVGKTTLVKKIAWQVKEDKLFHEVAIAEVTPTPDNKKIQEKIAFDLGLEFRQENEFERAGLLRKRIEKEKNLLVILDNIWTKLDLDTIGIPFEDAKTERKDGKIRPCTILLTSRKRDVLSKDMKTQENILVDTLSYEDTWNLFRKIVGDSAESSEFHPLAVEFVTRCSGLPVAISTIANTLKNESLHVWMDALAQLKRSNPRHIPDMEESVYSTIELSYKFLKDEEAKSLFLLCALYDAGNTMFVDDLLKYSLGWNLFGDVYTLEEGRNRLRRLIDYLKASSLLSDGDDANEVKMHDIIHDVAVSIASTEKCMFNIQNATASKGIFLKEFVQLEKLCGFYNACVDVTLSKAIQAVESVQPEEIEKVVKSIEKSYFRLLKKRQKEHDRTDNISGRMEKAIIPHVIRDVLKTLKTALTLAGLWNKQTESESFSEEDELKMRENFQSGKIMARSTLLRKLESLKNVNHCAFVELILEGLLLDPLAVLLLNSEDVPNCEHRYELNRHLVDEVMKMVEETEAERKTKSEEAQQEDLKM encoded by the exons ATGGCTGAGGAAATAGTAACGAGTGCTGCCGCGGAACTTGCATCAAAAGCTACAGAGTCGGCATATGATTTGCTTAAACTGCAGATATCATATGTGTTCAAGTCCCAGAGCTACATCAACAACCTCAAGGATCAAGTTGAGGAGCTcagaatgaaaaaagaaagagtggAGAAATCTGCAGAGTCCGCTGAAAGACAGGGGGAAGAGATTCATAACGATGTTAAGAATTGGCTGAGCGCTGTAGATGATTTCACTGAAAGGGAAGCAAAAGCCATCATTGAGGATGGAGATAAAGCAAACAAGGGCAGCTGTTTAAAACTGAAGTCCTGTCCTAATTTGATTCAACGTTACAAGCTTGGAAAAGAAGCTGTGAAAGCGGCAGTGACTGGGGCCAATCTGTTGGGGAAAGGCAACTTCAGTAGTGTTTCCTACCGTCCTGCTCTACAGAGGACAGAATCCATGTATGTCAGAGGCTACGAGGCCTTCGATTCTAGAGTGCAAGTTTTTCAAGAAATTATGGACACATTGAAGGATGGTACTGTTTACATAATTGGGGTGTATGGAATGGGAGGTGTGGGCAAAACTACACTGGTCAAAAAAATAGCTTGGCAGGTGAAGGAAGACAAGTTATTTCATGAGGTGGCCATTGCTGAGGTAACACCAACCCCagacaacaaaaaaattcaagaaaaaattgCTTTTGATTTAGGCTTGGAATTTAGGCAGGAGAATGAATTTGAGAGAGCTGGTCTACTGCGCAAGAGGATAGAGAAGGAGAAGAATTTACTTGTTATATTGGATAATATTTGGACAAAACTTGACTTGGATACAATTGGAATTCCTTTCGAGGATGCTAAGACAGAAAGAAAAGATGGTAAGATCAGACCATGCACAATATTGTTAACTTCTAGAAAGCGGGATGTATTAAGCAAAGATATGAAGACTCAGGAGAACATCCTTGTTGATACTTTATCTTACGAAGACACGTGGAATTTGTTTCGAAAGATTGTGGGTGATTCTGCAGAAAGCTCTGAATTTCATCCTCTAGCAGTTGAGTTTGTTACAAGATGTTCAGGTTTACCGGTTGCAATCTCAACAATTGCAAATACATTGAAAAATGAGAGTCTTCACGTTTGGATGGACGCCTTGGCTCAACTTAAAAGGTCTAATCCAAGACACATTCCAGATATGGAAGAAAGTGTGTATTCTACTATTGAGCTGAGTTACAAATTTCTGAAAGATGAAGAAGCTAAATCATTATTTCTGCTTTGTGCTCTCTACGATGCTGGTAATACCATGTTTGTTGATGACCTATTAAAATATAGTTTGGGTTGGAATTTGTTTGGAGATGTTTATACATTGGAAGAAGGAAGGAATAGATTACGCAGGCTGATAGATTATCTCAAAGCTTCTTCATTACTGTCGGATGGTGATGATGCCAATGAAGTTAAAATGCATGACATCATTCATGATGTTGCTGTATCAATTGCGTCAACAGAAAAGTGCatgtttaatattcaaaatgcCACCGCCTCAAAAGGA ataTTTCTCAAAGAATTTGTGCAGTTAGAAAAATTATGTGGTTTTTATAATGCCTGTGTGGATGTAACCTTGTCAAAAGCAATTCAGGCAGTTGAGAGTGTTCAACCTGAAGAGATTGAGAAGGTGGTTAAAAGTATAGAAAAGTCTTATTTCAGACTCTTGAAGAAGAGGCAAAAGGAACATGACAGGACTGATAATATTTCTGGTAGAATGGAGAAAGCTATAATTCCCCATGTTATAAGGGATGTTCTGAAAACACTCAAAACAGCACTAACACTGGCAGGTTTATGGAATAAACAGACCGAATCTGAAAGTTTCAGTGAAGAAGATGAATTAAAAATGCGTGAAAACTTTCAGTCTGGCAAAATTATGGCAAGATCAACATTACTGAGGAAACTAGAGTCACTTAAAAAT GTCAATCATTGTGCCTTTGTTGAACTCATTCTTGAAGGTTTGCTTCTGGATCCTTTGGCTGTTCTCTTA TTAAACTCAGAAGATGTTCCTAATTGTGAGCATAGATATGAATTGAATCGACACTTGGTTGATGAAGTAATGAAAATGGTTGAAGAGACGGAAGCGGAGAGGAAGACAAAGAGTGAAGAAGCTCAACAAGAAGACCTCAAGATGTGA